Genomic segment of Populus nigra chromosome 6, ddPopNigr1.1, whole genome shotgun sequence:
AAAACCCAGTCACGGGAAGTAACATGGAAGTCAGTCATTCAGTTCTTGATGCTGGTGACAGGGACAATATTACTTCTCAGAGACCTGCTCCCGAAGGTCTTCTTGGTGATAGTGGTGATCCTCCCATGGTTACCCTATCTGTTTCAGATGTAACAGAACACCCTAGGAGTGACTCTGGAAACAGAATGGAGGCTTCAAAAGCATCTCCTAAGTCTTCTCCACATGTTGTTAGCCTTGGCAATCGTACAATTTCCATTAAACCTGATTATACTGATTATTTTTCCTTAGGGACTGTTACTCCTGTTGCAGATCATTCAGATTCAAGAAATATCCTAAGTGTAGCTGATAGTGTATCTAGAAGCAGTAATAAGCCTTCTGTGAAAGAGTCCCTAGATTCTTCTCTTGAAATCAGAGATGATGAAGCTAAAACTCATATTCAATCGGGGGTTGATATAACCAAGGTGGAGGGTGAGGAGGTCTGCAAAATGCAAATTGATCCTGCTGTATCagaggtttgttttttattctgttGTTTTTCTTATCTCGATTTTTCTTAGACAGGGACAACATCTGCTTATCTTTCTAATTCTtggatgaggttttttttttaaaggtaaattgTCTCGAATGAGGTGTCCACTAGACTCGGCAATATTGCATTGAAACCCCCAAACATCTGACATTTCTCTTTGCTCTCCTCTTaggtgttggttttttttccaacaccatttggggtttctctttgttttcttcttaggTGACTTGTTACCACATATGGCGGTTttgctttgatttgttttttattagatatttgGTTACAGAAAAGTTACATTTGCCAAAACATTTCACTGCTTAAGGGTTTAGAGTTTCATATCATTTAGTTATATGTCATAACTCTCTGTTCTACTTTCTGACTTGCCCATTATTTGTTCCATGTgcagtttccttttctttatgaTGGTTTTTTGTGCCTAACTGGACTTGCAGATTACTTGAGGGGcagtttggttttatatttgaGTTTGTGTTTGCTTGAAGTCTAGGGATAGTTTTAGCCTGTTCTTTAAATCTACTGTTAGTCATTGCAAACACTCAGTTTTCAGTGAGGGTCATTGGGCTTTACTAATAACATAGGATCTAGGAAGGGCTTTTTTGGAGTTTGTGCATGCGTGGGAGTGTTGTTTCTTTGTGGGTGATTAACAACTTGCTCTATTGAtgtgtgatgttttttttcctcctatCAATTTTTGTGCATTGATTCAGTTGGTAACTAATAAAATGCTATTACCAGGCCTCTTCTCTTAAATAtctgttttcttccaacaagaTAGAGCCAAACAGTTCTGCAGCTGGAGCCAGTCATCGAAAGGATGCTTTTTCTCAGTTTGGTGGGATTGTGCTGCAAAATATTTCTCCACTCAGAGGAAATACCTATGGCCCATGTGAGAATGATCTTGTTGGAAGCTCAGTAGTAGTGGAGGAGCCACACAAATCTGAAGCAGGTAACGAAGCAGAATATTCTCAGGTTGGTGTGTTTGTGCCAAAAGATTTGTCAGAAAACATGGTTCTACCCTCGTCCCCACTGGCAAGGGAGGAAGAAAAGGACAGTAGACCATTTGAGCAGGGTTTAGCTGGCAGCTCAATAGAACCAGAAACATCAAAGGGGTTTGAGGCTCAAATGGCCAGTAAAATGGATGTATCTAATGCTAATGTTATCATTCCAGAAATTAGACCAGAACACATGGTTCTACCCCAATCTTACTTGGAAgcagaaaaaaacatcaatggcATTTTGGAGAATGATGTGGCTTGCTGTTTGGTGGTGCCAGAGGGAGCAAAGGGATCTGAAGTTGAAAATGATGATCAGATGGGCGCGCAGAAGGTGTCTGATAGTGTACAAGAAATTGTGGATCCCTTACCATCTTCTCTTGTAATAGAGGAAGATCAGGTTGAGGGCTCATCGGAGAAGGGTGCGCTTTGTTTCTCTATAATAGTTCAAAATTCAGGAGGGTCAGAAGCTGAAGCAGGCCAGCAACTAGATGCATCTCATGCTGAGACTTTGGTACGAGAAAATGTATCAGAGAACATGGTTTCGCCAAGATCTTCCTTGGTATCAGAGGCACCAGTGGTTGAGGGCTCTTCTGAGCAGGATATATTTGGCTTCTCAGTAGTACTAGAGACATCTAAAGGGTCTGCTACTAATAATGAGGTTCAAGTAAATCCATCTCAGGTAGATGGAGTTGTGCCTGAAACTAACACGGTGCAGGAATCTGAGATTGCAAGATCATCTGAGAACCACCAAGATGACAGCTCAGTAGCCAAGCAATCAAAACCATCTGCAATTGAAGAGGGCAGTCAAATGATAGTATCTGAGGTTGGTGGAATTGTGCATGAAACTTCTTTGGAAAACAGTTGTGTGCCATCTGTCTCAGAAACAAAGGCAGAAAATGCTAATTGCTTATATGAGAAAAGTTCTCATTGCGTCTTGCTTGCTCTAGAGGAAGCAAAACAGTCTGAAATTGAAAGTAGCAACCAACTGGTTGTATCTGATTTTCCTATGACGGGGCCTGAAAATTCTTTGGAGAACATATGCCAGTCTTCATGTTCTCTAACAATTGAGGCGGATAAGATTGAGGGCTTGTCTAAGAAGAGTTCTTGTGACATCTCAGTAGCAATGGAGGAatcaaaaaagtttgaaaaagaaaacgatGAATCTCATGTTGGTAGCATGGAATGTGAAGAAAGTCAAGTTGTTGGTACCAGTTCCAAACACACACAGGTTGGTAGCATTGGACCAGAAGATACATCTGGAAACACAGACAAATCCTCATATTCCTCAGAAATGCAGGAAGGTAAGATTGAGGGCTTATCTCATAATATCCCAGAGGAATTAAATAGGTCGGAAGCTGAAACAGATAATCAAACTCAGTATGCTGGGATGGCTCTAGCCAACATGTCAGAAAATATCGAGGGCTCTTCTTCCTCGGGGATGCAGGAGGACAAGATTGAGGGCTCATCTCTGAATGTACCAGAGGAATCAAATAGGTTGGAAGCTGAAATAGATGATCAAACTCAATTTGATGGGATGGCTCTAGCTAAGATGTCAGAAAAGATTGAGGGCTCATCTCTGAATGTCCCAGAGGAATCAAATAGGTCGGAAGCTGAAATAGATGACCAAGCTCAATGTGGTGGGATGGCTCTAACGAACATGCCAGAAAAGATAGAGGGCTTATCTTCCTCAGGGATGCAGGAAGACAAGATTGAGGGCTCATCTCTGAATGTCCCAGAGTCAAATAGGTTGGAAGCTGAAATAGATGATCAAACTCAATTTGATGGGATGGCTCTAGCTAAGATGTCAGAAAAGATTGAGGGCTCATCTCTGAATATCCCAGATGAATCAAATAGGTCGGAAGCTGAAATAGATGACCAAGCTCAATGTGGTAGGATGGCTCTAGCAAACATGCCAGAAAAGATAGAGGGCTTATCTTTCTCAGGGATGCAGGAAGACAAGATTGAGGGCTCATCTCATAATGTCCCAGAGGAGTCAAATAGGTTGGAAGCTGAAACAGATGATCAAACTCAATTTGGTGGGATGACTCTAGCTAAGATGTCAGAAAAGATTGAGGGCTCATCTCTGAATGTCCAAGAGGAATCAAATAGGTCGGAAGCTGAAACAAATGACCAAGCTCAATTTGGTGGGATGACTCTAGCGAACATGCCAGAAAAGATAGAGGATGTATCTTTCTCAGGGATGCAGGAAGACAAGATTGAGAGTTCATCTCAGAATGTCCCAGAGGAGTCAAATAGATCAGAAGCTGAAACAGATGATCAAACTCAATTTGGTGGGATGGCTTTAGCTAAGATGTTAGAAAAGATTGAGGGCTCATCTCTTAATGTCCCAGAGGAATCAAATAGGTCGGAAGCTGAAACAGATGACCAAGCTCAATGTGGTGGGATGGCTCTAGCGAACATGCTAGAAAAGATAGAGGACTTATCTTCCTCAGGAGGGATGCAGGAAGACAAGATTGAGGGCTCTTCTCTGAATGTCCTAGAGGAATCAAAAAGGCAGGAAGCTGAAACTGTAACAGATGATGAAACTCAGTGTGATGGGATGGCTCCAGCGAACAAGTTGCCGTCATCTTCTCTCTTGGAGGAAAAGACTGATGTCTTATAAGAGAAAGATTCAGCTGAATAAtattggtggatccaaaattatcTGTGTTGTAGAGTGATAAGCTGTCTTCAGCTAGAATTGTGCCAAGAAAGCACCATCGAGCTTGGCTTCATTTTTGAGCATCAGTGGGAAGATTTGAGGGCCAATTTGAAAAGGACCCAGTTGGGGAGGTCAGTGGCACCAGAGCAATCACGAAGATCCGTGGCTGTTTCTGTTTCAGGTATTTATTAACAAGAATTTTACTGTACAGCTGTGCTGTAATTTCCTGAAATATAGCCTGTATTTAAGCTCACTGAATTTGGGTTGACTGTCTTGACTGACAACACCTAAGTTATCAGGTTTTATATCGCCCCGTGTAAGTGTTTAAGTGATTGTAGAGTACCGTGTatattagtgtttttattcttatcgataaatttatagaaaactcatgttttgtaaaattgaataatagttttaatatcaaaataaactaaatattctATTTAAATTTGTTCCAAAAATTTTTataggaaataatttttaattaaaacttatctaattaatagaattcatctattattaatatttttaaatagtaaaatataaattaaattaaaaattttaatttaaatagaaaaaaaattcaaacatgagaaataaaaacaataattctaCACATTAACTTCTAAGTTTATTTGAAGATCTTGATATTTGatcatcatgaaattttaattcaatatgAAATAGAGCCTTTAAAAgtttgttaaaattttgttttgatttaatagttggattaaaagttatgcttAATTTATCAAAGTATATGGTagaaattttttcatattagtcTCCTCTACTtctaaaaaatgcttttaagtTACCGATTAGAAATTGAACTCGATCACTTCAAAGGTAAAGATACTTCAAATATAACATTGTAGCTATTTTATTCATGAAGTTGCATGTCtttgatatataaatttttaattgtaatttatgATGTGTAcatgcagaaaaaaaaatctaatgttatatatataattttttaaaagttcatttatagttccttcaaatatttttattacttcaAATTAGAgttcattatcatttatgaCCTCTAATACTTTAAACCATTGTATGGAAATGAACACCAAGATAATCTTCCATAATatctttagaaaaattattagaaattacCATGTCCTCAATGTTCTTGTTTGTAAGATCTTCATCCATGATTGAAAGATTATAGTTTGTCTCTAGCTCCTCTAACTTTaggttaaaaaattgaaaccataaCTCTAACACCCTTTTTGATTACATTTTCTTTAACATGATTagataactttaaaattttattttcatcgaactcttttatgtttttcatggaTTAAGTTTTACATCAAGAGTTTTCTAGATCAATCGATTAAAATTGATTGGGCGTAACAAAGAGCCTAACATAGCTAGGTTAAGAGATAATTGAGCATGCCATGACGTTGTTAGGATCTCATATAGGCTCTTATGACCCTGACCTGTAAATGGATCTTTATGAGCctctaaaatatcttttataccATGACCAATGCCCCAGTTAGTCCTATACATGTGACCCGCTACCAGGAAAAGAATTTCAATAGCTAAATGGTGGTGTGCAATATCGGTCAGCCATAGACCCCCAGTTACTGGGTCTAATCCTCCACGAAAAGTAAGAAATTCCGAATATTTTGACCAATTCAAAGTGAAAAATGGGGTTGCTCCCTCAGCAAAATTGAGATAAAGTTGAGCCAAAAGATCTCGATTCAAGATAAATTCATGAGGAAATGGGATCTCTTTAGGATCTACTCCAGCGTTTAGAAATTGGTTGGTAAAGATACATGGACTTGATGTCCCGCCCAAGAAAGAGACCCAAGCCCTAGTAGCCCTGCTAAATGATGATTTAACATAGATTCTACATCTTGGAACCAAGCCAATTTTGGAGCAGCTTTATGATAATGGAACCAACCAGCAAAAAGCATTAAGGCTGCAAAGATCAATGCACCAATTGCCGTACAATACAATTGTAATTCACTAGTTATTCCAGATGCTCTCCAAAGCTGAAAAAACCCGGAGGTTATTTGTATTCCTCGGAAACCCCCACCCACATCACCATTCAATATTTCTTGGCCCACTATTGGCAAAACTACTTGGGCGTTAGGCTCAATGTGAGTAGGATCACTTAGCCATGCTTCTTAATTGGAAAAACGAGCACCGTGGAAATACATGCCACTTAGACAAAGAAAGATGATGGAGAGTTGGCCGAAATGAGCACTAAAGACTTTTCAGGAGATCTCTTCCAAATCACTAGTATGGCTATCGAAATCGTGAGCATCAGCATGTAGGTTCTAGATCCaagtaatgatattttaaaagttttctcTATTAAGGCCCTATTTGTTTTATGGAATAAAGTTttccatatttatttattattataaaaattagtcAATAAAAAACTCCTTTCAATCAgagaaaaatttagtttggttttcataaaagtatttttttttattttggatgtaaTACACTTTccagaaattgtaaaaaatctaaaaatatcttgttatttgttgattatatcaaatttggttatcAATCTTTTGAgtactatatattttgttttgaatctttatttatttattttattttcaattttatcttttagaatttgatttaatttttttaatatcaaccttggacctcattcttttaattgttatttgtttttttttcttattatttttttagttgaaattttttttatctatcagattttgtccttattcttttgagtactattttttatttaaaacaatttatgaaattgatttttttttcaattttatcatttttcaacttttttatctatcaaatttagtctttatttttttattactatttattttatttgagataatttataacattagattttattttttaatttcatcttccttcaaattttttcatCTATTAAGAAATCGTGTGGGAACGCtgtgcaaaccgcgttcccaaaaaattcaatttgttttgctaaaatttaatatggtttgtatgttttggatcgttttgatgtgctgatgtcaaaaataatttttttaaaatgaaaaaacatcattgacatgtatttcggcacgaaaagttatttgaaaaacaattactaccACACTGACAAATATACTCAAGTAGAATCTTCATTCCTtcaataaacttgagaaaataaattaaaatattaataaattatttttcaaattatttttcatgatataatcaaattctgtatttttttcatttatttttcataacattatcctatataaaaaataatttattttttaagaattcacCGGGTACTTTCCggtaaataaaaactttattaattaataatgccTATGCCAACTCACAAGTCACCAACCTGCCGCTGCCAAGAAATGAGAAAGATTTCTACGACTCCGTTTGGAAGAACCACTTCCCGACCAAACATAGACTTGTTTCTTTCGTAAAAGAACAAAAGGGAAGAAGAGAGAGGCTTGAAAAGTGACACTACCAAACTCCTGAATTTGAACGACACACCACATACTACACCAAACCCCAAACACACCAAACACCAAACACCAACACATCAtcttattgaattaaattataaattagccctttaaattttaaaaaacaaattaaatagtcctttttaattttaaaaactaattaattaatccctTAACCAGTGTTTACCATGCTTAATTTAATactaatttatttcaaaaaatgtaTTCTTCTCCCATCAATCTTTCAAtgccatctattttttttcctttctgtttgttgaaataaaaataaatataaaacaaaataaattaaaaaaatataaaatgaacaaaaaaaaattcttaaacccGACCTTACTTGACAAGTTGATTGGGAAAACCAGTAACCTAGAACTTGACTTAAGctagtttttaaattgaacaagACTTGATAAAATCCAGTTGACCTATCCAAGTTTAATCAGGttaacattacaaaaaataattttattttataaaaataaaaggatactGTTAACTCGAATAGACTCAATGACCCAAGCTCTTTTCCGTGTCGTCTTGAGGCTAGTTTTGACAACCGTGacgaaaagaaaaagaagaagaagaaaaagaagaaggaggaagttacaaatagattttaaaatatagggATTGATTAATCCTTTGAAAAAGTAAAGttactaatttataatttagtccCCCATCTCATTGTACCATACAGCAACAAGAGCAGCACTCCACCAAACACCAAATTAtccttttcctctctctcttttcttttctatcccTCCCCAGCCAACTCTCAGTCAAACATTTCCACAACAGCACAGACACTTTCagagcaaaaagaaagaaagaaaagatggaTTCTGCAAGCAACGTCCTGGTAATTAtcgttattttattttccttttattatagCTGTGCATTTGTTTGCTTGATTAAGTAGTATTTAAATTGGAACTATAACAGTTGGCTTCATCACCTTCTACTGCTGCCGCGGTGGGAATGGGGAGCGGGGGAGTAAGGAGGAATCCAACATTAATATGTACGCCGATCATGGCTGATTCTGTTGATAAGATGGCGATTCTTATGGCTGAAGCTAAATCTGTGGGTGCTGATTTGGTTGAAATTCGTTTGGATAGTTTAAAGGATTTCAATCCTAATTCCGATATCAAAACCCTAATTCTTCACTCTCCTTTACCCACTCTTTTCACTTACAGGTGCCTTACCTACATACCCCTTttcgtttccttttcttttttcgatttttctttttattttttttaattattgttgtagGCCAATGTGGGAAGGTGGTCAGTATAATGGCGATGAAAAACCGCGATTGGATGCGCTTCGATTAGCCATGGAGCTCGGAGCTGATTATATTGATGTTGAGCTCAAGgttgcttctttttcttcttttttttttgaaattagaagctagatttttttttaaaaaaaatttaattagcgGTTTGATTTTTGTTGGTGAAGGTTGCTCATGAATTCAATGAGTTGCTAAGAGGAAACAAGCCTGGGAAGTGCAAGCTCATTGTTTCTTCTCACAACTATGAGAATACTCCCTCGGTTGAGGAACTTGGTAATCTTGTGGCAAGAATACAGGCTGCCGGTGCTGATATTGTTAAGATTGCCACGACTGCTTTGGATATTACTGATGTTGCGCGCATTTTTCAAATAACTGTTCATTCTCAAGTAAGAAGCGTACGTAGTATGCTTTTGTTATGGATTAGAGAGCAAGGTGGAggcttaattattttgttaacaaTATGTTTCCGCTTAGAGGATGAATCAAAAACTTACTTAAAAGATTGGTGgtttaactaaatttattattagttgTGAATAGTAACtctaaaattttatgattttctggAACTTTAACTAAATTTACTTTAgtaacatgaattataattgCTAGGTTCCAATAATTGGACTTGTCATGGGTGAGAGGGGATTGATTTCACGGATACTTTGCGCTAAATTCGGTGGTTATCTCACCTTTGGCACCCTTGAGTCAGGGGTTGTTTCAGCTCCTGGTCAACCAACGATCAAGGATTTGTTAGATCTATACAACTTCAGACAAATTGGACCTGATACTAAAGTATTCGGAATTATTGGGAAGCCTGTTGGCCACAGCAAATCACCTGTTCTATTCAATGAAGCATTCAAGTCAGTTGGTATCAATGGGGTCTATGTGCATTTATTAGTGGATGACATTGCACGTTTTCTCCAGACTTACTCATCCACAGATTTTGCAGGATTCAGGTTATATTTCTATTTGCATCACTGGCTGTTAAATACAATgctttcatattaataatatccTGCCTGCTTTAGTTTGATCAAAAACCATTTTGTGTGATTTCATTACCTTTGGTAAGTAGTCTTCTAATGAGTCGTTGGCCAAAGTGAAAAGGAACTTGTGCTGTATATATAAGTGCAATGTGTGGTAGTTGTTGATGGTGTGATGTTTAAAACTCAGTTGCACAATTCCTCACAAAGAAGATGCTGCGAAGTGCTGTGATGAGGTTCATCCAGTTGCAAAGGTAATGTGTTATCTCTCTTTGATTAACTTTAAAGTTTATGATCACCTTGGGGTGTTGAAACATTTTCTTTCGTACATGAATGATTTATCTACTCTTGATCTTCTCTCACAGTCAATAGGAGCTGTTAATTGCATTATAAGAAGACAAAATGATGGGAAGCTATTTGGCTACAATACAGATTATGTTGGTGCTATTTCTGCTATTGAGGAAGGACTGCGAGGTATTTAGTTCTTAAGAGAACACACATTTTTTCTCTTGATAGAATCTTCCTTTAAGACACTAAGCTGTTTTGGTTCCATTCATTTTCTTGCAGCCTCACAAAATGTTAGCAATACAGCTGGTTCACCCTTAGCTGGGAAGTTGTTTGTGGTCATTGGTGCTGGTGGTGCCGGCAAGGCACTTGCTTATGGTGCAAAAGAAAAGGGGGCAAGAGTTGTCATTGCCAATCGCACCTATGGTGAGGTTCCTGTACATTCACTTTGTGCAATATTTTTTACCTGCTCATGCCATTTCCTAATTTATGATATCTGTGTTTCAGCAATACTTGGTAGAGGAAATATCATGGGTTTTTGAAGTATTCAATAGTCTAGAAACCATCTTGGCTGttgcctttttaaatttatgtttgatacTCGCTGTTCTCAGCCTGTCTTGCAATGGGGAAACTGTTTTTCTTTCACTTCTTTCAACTTCTCTTCACTGTTTCTTTTCTGCA
This window contains:
- the LOC133697269 gene encoding bifunctional 3-dehydroquinate dehydratase/shikimate dehydrogenase, chloroplastic-like; the encoded protein is MDSASNVLLASSPSTAAAVGMGSGGVRRNPTLICTPIMADSVDKMAILMAEAKSVGADLVEIRLDSLKDFNPNSDIKTLILHSPLPTLFTYRPMWEGGQYNGDEKPRLDALRLAMELGADYIDVELKVAHEFNELLRGNKPGKCKLIVSSHNYENTPSVEELGNLVARIQAAGADIVKIATTALDITDVARIFQITVHSQVPIIGLVMGERGLISRILCAKFGGYLTFGTLESGVVSAPGQPTIKDLLDLYNFRQIGPDTKVFGIIGKPVGHSKSPVLFNEAFKSVGINGVYVHLLVDDIARFLQTYSSTDFAGFSCTIPHKEDAAKCCDEVHPVAKSIGAVNCIIRRQNDGKLFGYNTDYVGAISAIEEGLRASQNVSNTAGSPLAGKLFVVIGAGGAGKALAYGAKEKGARVVIANRTYERAKVLADIIGGDAITLADLENFHPEDGMILANTTSIGMQPKVDETPVSKNALRSYSLVFDAVYTPKITRLLREAEESGAKIVTGLEMFIGQAYEQFERFTELPAPKELFQKIMSKY